In Anaerobacillus isosaccharinicus, one genomic interval encodes:
- the ytrI gene encoding sporulation membrane protein YtrI, whose protein sequence is MMRIPPYYRQPGWQRFFAGIIIGMIIGWFFFIYQFGTVQEKLVTEIKMQETTIKEQKRNIEILRSDKDELNKANQKKLTVQEVKIYFKNDKALRLSELSLHELRSQIEHELTPIMNKPIETVSNASDLLHQTIQNKTYTVNDKRYHVIIKEVHLYTTLQLFVEIRLAD, encoded by the coding sequence ATGATGCGAATACCTCCATATTATAGACAACCTGGATGGCAACGCTTTTTTGCAGGAATCATTATAGGCATGATTATTGGTTGGTTTTTTTTCATTTATCAATTCGGAACTGTTCAAGAAAAACTAGTTACTGAAATTAAAATGCAAGAAACTACGATTAAAGAACAAAAAAGGAATATTGAAATTCTAAGAAGTGATAAAGACGAACTAAACAAGGCAAACCAAAAGAAGTTAACTGTCCAAGAAGTGAAAATTTATTTTAAAAATGATAAGGCCTTGAGACTTAGTGAATTGTCTCTCCATGAACTTCGTAGTCAAATTGAACATGAGCTAACACCTATCATGAATAAACCAATTGAGACAGTTTCAAATGCAAGTGATCTCCTCCATCAGACCATTCAAAATAAAACGTACACAGTAAATGATAAGAGATATCACGTTATTATTAAAGAAGTTCACTTATATACTACATTACAACTTTTTGTTGAAATTCGACTAGCTGACTAG
- a CDS encoding YtrH family sporulation protein, translating into MDKEFISTLIMDFFVAFGVVIGGAIVGGIGAFLIGKPPLSTINDLATGLKIWAMVAAIGGTFDAIYSIERGIYDGSHIDIAKTLFMIFAALSGAHSGGVVIQWLTQEA; encoded by the coding sequence ATGGACAAGGAATTTATCTCGACGTTAATTATGGATTTTTTCGTCGCTTTTGGGGTTGTGATTGGCGGTGCAATTGTTGGGGGGATTGGTGCCTTTCTCATTGGGAAACCCCCTTTATCTACAATAAATGATCTTGCCACAGGCTTAAAGATATGGGCAATGGTTGCGGCTATTGGCGGTACGTTTGACGCCATTTATAGCATCGAAAGAGGTATTTACGATGGTTCCCACATTGATATTGCCAAGACCTTGTTTATGATTTTTGCCGCCCTGTCTGGTGCGCATTCTGGTGGCGTTGTTATTCAATGGCTTACACAGGAAGCGTAA